A single genomic interval of Xyrauchen texanus isolate HMW12.3.18 chromosome 8, RBS_HiC_50CHRs, whole genome shotgun sequence harbors:
- the il21r.2 gene encoding interleukin 21 receptor, tandem duplicate 2, giving the protein MNLTGTFCILLAFQLQPKASSQALPDGYTCVTDYWLTINCSLKIPVTRTRATNTSYWLKFDHNNENITFECAFQRAYEDYSCTYSFEENYFVFMNIDQFTITLFYLENGQKNSSLLESSYYPAKNIKPKPPGNFTLQYANGTYHFKWDSGYEHHIYAKALPIMYEFLYYKEGDRGKEIHLKLGMLQIDEPNIDRGAQYTAMVRTGIDQINDYNGMWSDWSIAIKWKTIQKDQSNQVGRIAIGMCLMLGFLILLLSVPVARMKIKEIAWVPTPATYFQPLYQQYQGNFQCWVLAKSPIEDICVMEEFSTIDKIAEAKTTLQDCGEKTDVHPSAQYYTPYVGPTAPIWAPFQMADVCSDTSIPCEELSLSCEELPDQVDDLIKWLSTACWSGDVLSLKDSVLTLESSESCGSSEAPAIINPTSVCFKQDYCTLTDTPQGPVPTFTKDAELDGNTSTE; this is encoded by the exons ATGAACCTCACCGGAACTTTCTGCATTCTTCTGGCTTTTCAACTGCAACCTAAAGCCAGTTCACAGG ctctgccaGATGGGTACACCTGTGTGACAGATTACTGGCTCACCATCAACTGCTCTTTAAAAATACCAGTGACACGCACCAGAGCTACAAACACATCATATTGGCTGAAATTTGATCACAACAATGAGAATAT CACGTTTGAATGCGCATTTCAGAGAGCTTATGAGGATTACAGCTGTACCTATTCTTTtgaagaaaattattttgtgttcatgAATATTGACCAATTTACAATAACACTTTTTTATTTGGAAAATGGACAAAAGAATTCCTCTCTGTTGGAATCTTCTTATTATCCAGCTAAAAATA TTAAACCAAAACCCCCAGGAAATTTTACGTTACAATATGCTAATGGAACCTATCACTTTAAATGGGACAGTGGATATGAACATCACATCTACGCAAAGGCTTTACCCATTATGTACGAGTTTCTGTACTACAAAGAGGGAGATCGTGGCAAG GAGATTCACCTCAAATTAGGAATGCTTCAGATTGATGAACCAAATATAGATCGGGGTGCTCAATACACTGCTATGGTGAGAACTGGGATAGATCAAATAAACGATTACAATGGAATGTGGAGTGACTGGAGCATTGCAATAAAATGGAAAACGATACaaaaag accaATCCAATCAAGTTGGCAGGATTGCCATCGGAATGTGTTTGATGCTTGGATTTCTAATTCTGCTCTTGTCAGTACCTGTTGCAAG aatgaaaataaaagaaattgcaTGGGTGCCAACACCGGCGACATATTTTCAGCCCCTATACCAACAATACCAAGGCAATTTTCAG TGTTGGGTTTTGGCAAAGAGTCCTATAGAAGACATTTGTGTTATGGAAGAATTTTCAACAATTGACAAGATTGCCGAGGCCAAAACTACACTACAGGATTGTGGAGAGAAAACAGACGTGCACCCCTCAGCTCAATACTACACACCATATGTGGGCCCCACCGCTCCGATCTGGGCCCCTTTCCAAATGGCCGATGTTTGCAGTGACACAAGTATCCCATGTGAGGAACTTTCTTTGTCCTGTGAAGAGTTGCCTGATCAAGTGGATGACCTCATAAAGTGGCTAAGCACAGCGTGTTGGAGTGGAGATGTTCTCTCTTTGAAGGACTCTGTGCTTACTCTTGAGAGTTCTGAGAGTTGCGGGTCATCTGAAGCACCGGCAATCATTAACCCAACGTCTGTATGCTTCAAACAAGATTACTGCACTCTCACTGACACGCCCCAAGGTCCTGTCCCCACCTTCACCAAAGATGCAGAGCTGGATGGCAATACCTCCACTGAATAA